The following coding sequences lie in one Cloeon dipterum chromosome 1, ieCloDipt1.1, whole genome shotgun sequence genomic window:
- the LOC135940842 gene encoding trypsin-1-like, whose amino-acid sequence MLGLRTLGLLALSLAAIQATELKFNNEFLTPFEIHKLRAMKVSQVKPLEDMSSDARSSNNVIGNVYGGAEGNTSMPFMAYIETYTSQDVPVHQCSGAIVNESWILTAAQCFERASYAMVTIGDIDRTSASAQNFNATKDQWVIHEKFVYNGLENDIALIYLNTSITLAGTKKSINFCCPSFFKPKMVMYNSTIKVLALGFGRVEDDPVDPDCPVPAGPSYIFNMAEIPMGNSTAFCRAQLKAHYLKLASTQVCSNGMLNRTTGAFGPGDSGGPIVVVTPSAATPTPGDVTKTVTNMCVAGVISLHNYETYKNTFPFTMTDIQGQIPWILKKTKGKAPKC is encoded by the exons ATGTTGGGACTGAGAACTCTGGGCCTGTTGGCCCTTTCTTTAGCCGCCATACAG GCGACGgaactgaaatttaacaacGAATTCCTGACTCCGTTTGAGATCC ACAAGCTGCGAGCCATGAAGGTGTCGCAGGTTAAGCCTCTGGAGGACATGAGCTCGGATGCAAGGTCGTCCAACAACGTTATTGGAAATGTTTACGGTGGAGCCGAGGGAAACACAAGCATGCCCTTCATGGCTTACATTGAAACGTACACCTCCCAAGACGTTCCTGTTCACCAGTGCAGTGGAGCCATTGTTAACGAGTCTTGGATCCTCACTGCGGCACAGTGCTTTGAAAG GGCAAGCTATGCTATGGTCACGATTGGTGACATTGACCGCACCTCGGCAAGCGCCCAGAACTTTAACGCCACCAAGGACCAGTGGGTCATCCACGAGAAGTTCGTTTACAACGGCCTCGAAAACGACATTGCTTTGATTTATCTCAACACGTCGATAACTTTGGCAGGcaccaaaaaatcaattaatttctgctgTCCCAGTTTCTTCAAACCGAAGATGGTCATGTACAACAGCACCATCAAGGTTCTCGCGCTCGGCTTCGGTCGCGTCG AAGACGATCCCGTCGATCCGGATTGTCCAGTGCCTGCTGGCCCGTCTTACATTTTCAACATGGCCGAGATCCCGATGGGTAACTCCACCGCCTTCTGCAGGGCTCAGCTGAAAGCGCATTACTTGAAACTGGCGTCCACACAAGTCTGCAGCAACGGCATGTTGAATCGCACCACCGGCGCTTTCGGT cCTGGTGACAGCGGCGGCCCAATTGTTGTTGTGACACCCTCCGCTGCGACACCCACTCCCGGCGATGTTACCAAAACTGTCACAAACATGTGCGTTGCAGGAGTCATCAGCTTGCACAATTACGAAACATACAAGAATACATTCCCCTTCACAATGACCGACATTCAGGGCCAAATC
- the LOC135947766 gene encoding mite allergen Der f 3-like produces MSWTVIGALILLSSQAFAEDLEGRFTGGADVQFVPGYVATILPLGLEINNTEFCGGVLINSSLILTVASCMFGANAAIISSGFRTDNLVAEIATGQISYMTQIYYHPDFMRNTHVNDIAIIRVYPPFNITSTVFPISLPKGSNVRGDAIGKNWQLTWFSFGNYNETNMPDTMQSVEFTYLPTKNCTNIYAKKPYWYHLQKSLFCMAPSQTVGICPGDAGSPVIAVDKKTNKPFLVGLASKDTDDRCPVTPNAANKHTPDLFVRIDPFFKWIQSMGGPKSQ; encoded by the exons ATGTCGTGGACAGTTATTGGTGCGCTCATCTTGCTGAGCTCTCAAGCCTTCGCTGAGGATTTAGAAG gccGCTTCACTGGGGGTGCGGACGTCCAGTTTGTCCCCGGCTACGTGGCCACGATTCTGCCTTTGGGGCTGGAAATCAACAACACCGAGTTCTGCGGCGGAGTGCTTATAAACTCTTCCCTGATCTTGACGGTCGCATCGTGCATGTTCGG CGCGAATGCCGCGATCATTTCCTCCGGCTTCCGCACCGACAACCTGGTGGCGGAAATCGCGACGGGACAAATCTCCTACATGACCCAGATCTACTACCATCCAGATTTCATGAGGAACACGCACGTTAACGACATCGCCATCATCCGCGTCTACCCGCCGTTCAATATCACGA GTACCGTCTTCCCGATCAGTCTTCCCAAGGGCTCCAATGTCAGGGGGGACGCAATTGGAAAGAACTGGCAGCTGACCTGGTTTAGTTTCGGTAACTACAACGAAACGAACATGCCCGACACCATGCAGTCCGTCGAATTTACCTATTTGCCGACTAAGAATTGCACTAACATCTACGCCAAAAAACCCTACTGGTACCACCTGCAAAAATCTTTGTTTTGCATGGCTCCCTCCCAAACCGTTGGCATTTGTCCG GGCGACGCTGGCAGTCCGGTCATCGCGGTCGACAAGAAGACCAACAAGCCATTCTTGGTGGGCTTGGCAAGCAAGGACACTGATGATCGCTGCCCAGTGACCCCCAATGCCGCCAACAAGCACACGCCAGATCTGTTCGTCAGGATCGACCCCTTCTTCAAGTGGATCCAATCCATGGGAGGACCGAagtctcaataa
- the LOC135947818 gene encoding trypsin-like protease: MNSTLLAAFCLSTFLFAPFISGSLLDQLLNIANNNPQPIDPSTQEDQDVVTERKQPAEVALILTANARCHGALISNKAILTAASCFQDENGNLKTDISSVKIGLNTQTKMVINEKILVQSVTINPSYRYQPDSGLHENDLAVVTLQTPAQMDGSTVSTIKLAPQFNARPDANTKLKTVSVIGWGASRETLDGGDSDSLGSSTALVMPHKQCAAAYGSVVLPNSVLCANITKGIPSTCEDDDVGASLRFQDARSKNQQVLIGIATKPIANACQDSLPSLFTNVASSIKWIKSLANKRENLLG, encoded by the exons ATGAATTCAACGTTGCTTGCCGCATTTTGCTTGTCCACATTTTTG tTTGCCCCTTTCATCTCCGGATCCCTGCTTGATCAACTTTTGAACATCGCCAACAATAATCCCCAGCCGATCGATCCTTCGACGCAGGAAGACCAGGACGTCGTGACCGAGAGAAAACAACCTGCGGAAGTCGCCCTCATCCTGACTGCGAACGCGCGTTGCCACGGAGCATTGATTTCCAACAAAGCCATTCTCACCGCTGCTTCTTGTTTCCAAGA tgaaaatggaaatttaaaaacggaCATAAGTTCTGTAAAAATCGGTCTGAACACGCAAACCAAGATGGtcatcaatgaaaaaattctggTCCAGAGCGTGACCATCAACCCTTCGTATCGCTACCAGCCAGACTCTGGTCTTCACGAGAACGACTTGGCTGTTGTTACGCTACAAACTCCAGCTCAAATGGATG GAAGCACCGTGAGCACTATCAAATTGGCTCCTCAGTTCAACGCTCGGCCGGATGCAAACACAAAGCTGAAAACGGTCTCCGTCATAGGATGGGGAGCGAGCC GAGAGACCTTGGACGGTGGCGATTCGGACAGTTTGGGGTCTTCGACCGCCCTAGTAATGCCGCACAAGCAGTGCGCCGCCGCGTACGGAAGTGTCGTTTTGCCCAACTCCGTATTGTGCGCTAATATCACGAAGGGAATTCCCTCGACCTGCGAG GACGATGATGTCGGCGCATCCTTGAGATTCCAAGACGCAAGATCCAAGAATCAACAGGTTCTGATCGGAATCGCGACGAAGCCGATTGCCAACGCGTGCCAGGACTCGCTGCCGAGTTTGTTTACAAACGTCGCCTCTTCGATCAAGTGGATCAAGTCTTTGGCAAATAAACGAGAGAATTTGTTGGGATAA
- the LOC135934796 gene encoding G-protein coupled receptor moody-like — protein MKTVEMEDSFMSHWWLLGAIICTLLFVLGVIGNALTIVILAKNKSLRCPSAYFISSLSASNLLVCLILVPVMIFDFLNYSNWELSEELCAVSSLIGYGNGPTSIIMIALLSFSSYVKITCTRSTAAKLLGKTRMWMMIIVGWSIGYGFTAAALFGVWGNIHVDEGTGYCINNGTIAGQKSEVFIAIAIFMIALLVISYSFIRIRNALSISKIGRHDDELVYAKMVFAVFSIYVLCYLIPSILLWAKKDYRSSGALYVTYRIPPLLSAIINPIIYYKMNEKYRAAYKNLRGCKAMEEVDFYREEQNLPM, from the exons ATGAAAACAGTCGAGATGGAGGACTCCTTCATGTCGCACTGGTGGCTGCTCGGAGCCATCATCTGCACTTTGCTGTTCGTGTTGGGAGTGATTGGGAATGCGCTGACCATCGTGATTTTAGCCAAGAACAAAAGCTTGAGATGCCCCTCcgcctattttatttccag TTTGTCAGCCAGCAACTTGCTTGTGTGTTTGATTTTGGTGCCGGTGATGATTTTCGACTTCCTCAACTACTCCAATTGGGAATTGAGCGAGGAGCTGTGCGCCGTCAGCTCATTAATCGGATACGGCAACGGACCAACCTCAATCATCATGATTGCCCTCCTCTCTTTCTCGAG CTATGTCAAAATCACGTGCACAAGGTCGACTGCAGCCAAATTGCTCGGGAAGACGCGAATGTGGATGATGATTATTGTGGGATGGAGCATTGGCTATGGGTTCACGGCCGCTGCTTTGTTTGGAGTTTGGG gcaaCATCCACGTTGACGAAGGAACGGGCTACTGCATCAACAATGGCACGATTGCAGGACAAAAAAGCGAGGTCTTCATTGCCATCGCGATCTTCATGATTGCGTTGCTGGTCATTTCCTACAGCTTCATCAGAATAAGAAATGCGCTTTCCAT CTCCAAAATTGGCAGGCACGACGACGAGCTGGTGTACGCGAAGATGGTTTTTGCCGTTTTCTCGATTTACGTGCTCTGCTACCTGATCCCGTCGATTCTGCTTTGGGCGAAAAAGGATTACAGGTCATCTGGAG CTCTCTACGTAACCTACCGGATTCCGCCACTGCTCTCTGCAATCATCAATCCGATAATTTACTACAAGATGAACGAAAAGTACAGGGCAGCTTACAAAAATCTGAGAGGCTGCAAGGCCATGGAGGAAGTGGACTTTTACAGAGAGGAACAAAATTTGCCCATGTAG
- the LOC135948037 gene encoding uncharacterized protein LOC135948037: MAFIRSTKMLNFIFLLLLFFVSMRSALTAEDKKNCGPKMFSGLDRCCDLPKLIPFESVYACIPKENVDQNKAQSNGNSAKKKKLDGDQMCLIQCAMNDLSLLTKENDVNITAVNETLTNVAKDHWDTMVDDVLRYCSEEYSKLDLMGVPHQEDNAGKICNPGPFLFISCINHFMTCKCPSQARGEFKNGDIDTCPQRINNLCACSPFNVLPGWKVKEGKTMSVAGPSSPRKKSRQNRQGRLGRKKNTGSNLDGSGKKKRTNPSAIFFVISGQSWAPSSEFYKAMQVFAVIKVALVNFFLLSSRALCDDELDGVDEAPAADRAIKPCGPQMLTSPEECCRVPRLVEAESLRSCVGGFGGGMGGGLTPKVLKSLGKEKALVQENLGGEGAMLAMEKGPLCTAECILRRQGFMNENDDIDFEMMSEKLLQGSGDWKNIVERAISNCSEELHAKRAILPAVGGNCKVEATVVMTCLRRFLTLECLETAIVTKNDGSCEKKRMFLTSCDPFALTEEAIEGKFPDFVRQHLGNMMGLSRSKPGQKKWKYGLIGRSQGAWNHDAERKISPTRIMG, translated from the exons ATGGCTTTTATTCGCTCAACTAAAATGCTTAACTTTATCTTCCTCTTGCTTTTGTTCTTCGTGTCAATG AGGTCTGCCTTGACTGCCGAGGACAAGAAAAATTGCGGTCCGAAAATGTTTTCG GGCTTGGACAGATGCTGCGATTTACCAAAACTAATACCGTTTGAGTCGGTCTATGCCTGCATACCAAAAGAAAACGTTGATCAGAATAAAG CCCAATCGAATGGCAATTCggcaaagaagaaaaaattagatggCGACCAGatg tGCCTCATTCAATGTGCTATGAACGATCTCAgcttg TTGACCAAAGAAAACGACGTGAACATCACAGCCGTGAATGAAACCCTGACTAATGTCGCAAAGGACCACTGGGACACCATGGTTGACGACGTTCTTCGCTACTGCTCTGAGGAATACTCAA AACTGGATTTGATGGGGGTGCCGCACCAGGAGGACAACGCTGGCAAAATCTGCAATCCCGGGCCCTTTTTATTCATCTCGTGCATCAATCACTTCATGACTTGC AAATGCCCAAGCCAGGCCAGAGGGGAGTTCAAAAACGGAGACATAG aCACGTGTCCGCAAAGGATCAACAATTTGTGCGCCTGCAGCCCGTTCAATGTGCTCCCTGGCTGGAAAGTTAAAGAGGGAAAAACGATGTCTGTCGCCGGGCCAAGTTCGccgaggaaaaagagcaggcAGAACAGGCAGGGCAGGCTGGGACGAAAGAAAAATACCGGTAGCAACTTGGACGGCAGCGGCAAGAAAAAGCgaaccaat CCTTCAGCTATATTTTTCGTCATTTCCGGCCAGTCGTGGGCCCCCTCTTCAGAATTCTACAAAGCGATGCAGGTGTTTGCTGTTATCAAAGTTGCTCttgtaaatttctttttactcTCTTCACGG gcGCTGTGTGATGACGAGCTGGACGGCGTTGATGAGGCACCCGCGGCCGATAGAGCTATTAAGCCATGTGGTCCGCAAATGCTGACT aGTCCGGAAGAATGTTGTCGCGTGCCGAGGCTGGTCGAGGCGGAATCGCTGCGAAGTTGCGTTGGAGGCTTCGGCGGAGGCATGGGCGGTGGCCTGA CACCAAAAGTGCTTAAGAGTCTGGGAAAGGAAAAAGCACTAGTTCAAGAAAACCTAGGTGGTGAAGGTGCCATGTTGGCAATGGAGAAAGGCCCATTg TGCACAGCGGAGTGTATTCTCAGGAGACAGGGTTTT atgaatgaaaatgatgacATAGACTTTGAAATGATGTCGGAAAAACTCTTGCAAGGCTCTGGAGATTGGAAAAACATTGTGGAGCGAGCTATTTCCAATTGCTCTGAAGAATTACATG CAAAACGAGCGATTTTACCAGCCGTAGGAGGCAACTGCAAAGTGGAGGCGACGGTCGTGATGACGTGCTTGAGGAGATTTCTTACTCTT GAATGTTTAGAGACTGCGATCGTTActaaaaatg ATGGTTCGTGCGAGAAAAAAAGAATGTTTCTGACCTCTTGCGACCCATTCGCCCTGACTGAGGAAGCAATCGAAGGCAAATTTCCTGATTTCGTCAGGCAACACCTTGGCAATATGATGGGTCTCAGCAGGTCAAAACCAGGCCAAAAGAAGTGGAAATATGGCTTGATTGGTCGCAGCCAAGGCGCTTGGAATCACGACgcagagaggaaaatatcACCGACACGCATTATGGGAtag
- the LOC135948598 gene encoding uncharacterized protein LOC135948598 yields MIRFRISATVSNAKMSATDLTTMIRALLFISCIAFNWPKIDAAASKKVKIFSDEDRPSCGYRVIKRMENCCSFPDFISTDVFVSCHEGLKIVNPAPDQDAETSPSGKKSSKKRVSRQASYKPGWGGGRSLGTYRGGRKSHGQAMCIYECVLRDQKLLKSDGEIDTAAMEKQFVKDIPEDWKSIVQDALRNCSDEYGNVKQSSLPAPIISPSGKSCRFGPTLYMSCFRRYITVNCPSKYLLKIDSTCPEKKNALQKCDPFKVRGSQGEGRKYWSDPEDEKPNDAVQRMQREKIVAAPQRKSASFANGKKRRGG; encoded by the exons ATGATACGCTTTCGCATCTCTGCCACAGTTTCCAATGCAAAAATGTCCGCGACAGATTTAACAACCATGATTCGTGCtctactttttatttcatgcattGCGTTCAACTGGCCTAAA atTGATGCCGCAGCAAGCAagaaagtcaaaatattttccgatgAGGATCGCCCATCATGTGGCTACAGGGTAATAAAG CGAATGGAAAATTGCTGCTCTTTCCCCGATTTCATATCCACCGACGTGTTTGTGTCGTGCCATGAAGGCTTAAAGATAGTCAACCCAGCACCCGACCAAGACGCGGAAACATCGCCATCTGGCAAAAAGTCTTCGAAGAAAAGAGTTTCGCGGCAAGCTTCTt ATAAGCCTGGATGGGGTGGTGGACGGTCATTGGGCACCTATAGGGGCGGCAGGAAAAGCCACGGACAAGCTATG TGCATTTATGAGTGCGTGCTTCGAGACCAAAAACtg CTCAAGTCAGACGGGGAAATTGACACGGCCGCGATGGAAAAGCAATTTGTCAAGGACATCCCGGAGGATTGGAAAAGCATCGTCCAAGACGCGCTCAGAAACTGTTCTGACGAGTATGGCA ATGTGAAGCAGTCATCGCTTCCAGCGCCAATTATTTCGCCGAGTGGAAAATCTTGTCGCTTTGGACCCACGCTCTACATGTCTTGTTTCAGAAGATACATCAcagtg aaCTGTCCTAGCAAATATTTACTGAAGATTG attcaaCTTGTccggaaaagaaaaatgcgttGCAAAAATGCGATCCCTTCAAAGTGAGAGGCAGCCAAGGTGAAGGCAGGAAGTACTGGAGCGATCCAGAGGACGAGAAACCGAATGATGCTGTCCAACGCatgcagagagagaaaattgtaGCAGCCCCTCAGCGAAAATCGGCTTCTTTCGCAAATGGAAAGAAACGCAGAGGAGgatag
- the LOC135947926 gene encoding uncharacterized protein LOC135947926 — MAESRTVLAFTVALILAVAAHDHAGKRHGLPQIMRDLDKCCEAPMPLCHSNFEGCKMKHKSAGGERTPPTPYQRMCMMECAFKNFNYSSGGNIDVEAMKAAFVNSVNSTWQTRARESVDFCVNELKTKFQSSAVPAPPIGEKVCDATPGFLMICMHVRYYATCSPDINTSACASNLEKLVKMDYMDLLLNGDSAASK, encoded by the exons ATGGCCGAGAGCAGGACTGTACTCGCTTTTACTGTTGCACTGATTCTGGCG gtTGCAGCTCATGATCATGCAG GCAAGAGACACGGGCTGCCCCAAATTATGAGG GACTTGGACAAATGCTGTGAGGCACCCATGCCTTTGTGCCATAGCAACTTTGAAGGGTGCAAAATGAAGCATAAGTCAGCTG GGGGTGAGCGTACGCCTCCGACACCCTACCAGCGGATG TGCATGATGGAATGCGCTTTCAAAAACTTCAACTACTCc AGTGGCGGAAATATCGACGTGGAAGCAATGAAAGCGGCCTTTGTAAATTCAGTCAACTCAACCTGGCAGACCCGAGCGCGCGAAAGCGTTGATTTCTGCGTGAATGAGTTGAAAACga AGTTCCAAAGTTCGGCTGTACCTGCCCCTCCAATTGGGGAGAAGGTGTGCGACGCGACGCCCGGCTTCCTCATGATCTGCATGCACGTGAGGTACTACGCT ACATGCTCTCCTGACATAAACA catCGGCTTGTGCTTCCAACCTTGAAAAACTCGTCAAAATGGATTATATGGATCTTTTACTGAATGGCGACAGTGCTGCGTCGAAATGA
- the LOC135948196 gene encoding uncharacterized protein LOC135948196 → MAHCKAVLVLAATLVLVVAADDQGPDGKRKCHIPKIFQDIDQCCKPPMPLSDSYFQACMKDKRPMNATSGSEPTPPTSYQRMCLMECAFNGFKYLNGGNLNTAAIRSAFESSVNSTWKARARQSVTSCLSELKTKYQSSSVPTAPSGEKQCDGRPAFLVTCIHVKYYSTCSSNIKKSACASNLDKLVSKSYMDVFLNGDQL, encoded by the exons ATGGCTCATTGCAAGGCTGTTCTCGTTTTGGCTGCAACGCTGGTCCTAGTG GTTGCAGCAGATGACCAAGGACCAGATG GTAAGAGGAAGTGCCACATTCCCAAGATATTTCAG GACATAGATCAATGCTGCAAGCCACCAATGCCATTGAGCGACAGTTACTTCCAAGCGTGCATGAAAGACAAACGCCCAATGAACGCGACCTCAG GAAGCGAGCCTACTCCTCCCACATCGTACCAGAGgatg TGCTTGATGGAGTGCGCTTTCAATGGCTTCAAGTACCTT aacgGAGGGAACCTCAACACAGCAGCAATTCGTTCTGCTTTTGAAAGTTCCGTCAACTCTACTTGGAAAGCACGTGCTCGACAGAGCGTCACTTCGTGCTTGTCTGAATTGAAAACAA AGTACCAGAGTTCGTCGGTGCCTACTGCGCCGAGTGGTGAGAAGCAGTGTGACGGAAGGCCAGCCTTCCTCGTGACCTGCATACACGTCAAGTACTATTCA aCCTGCTCCTCTAACATAAAGA AATCTGCGTGCGCTTCCAACCTTGATAAACTGGTCAGCAAGAGCTACATGGACGTGTTTCTGAACGGCGACCAActgtaa